In Exiguobacterium sibiricum 7-3, a genomic segment contains:
- a CDS encoding HNH endonuclease family protein, which produces MFQKLKLLAVSFVLFLTAFQFDLSPVSALPSGIPSKATAQSELNALTVKAESTMTGYSRDLFPHWISQGNGCDTRQVVLKRDADSYVGSCPVTSGSWYSYYDGLTFTNPSDLDIDHVVPLAEAWRSGASSWTTTTRQAFANDLNGPQLIAVSASSNRSKGDQDPSTWKPTRAGASCAYSKMWINTKSRWGLSLQSTEKTALQTMLNTCTY; this is translated from the coding sequence ATGTTCCAGAAACTCAAGCTACTCGCCGTATCGTTTGTTTTGTTTCTCACTGCGTTTCAGTTCGACCTCTCACCCGTTTCCGCACTCCCGTCCGGCATCCCGTCAAAAGCGACGGCACAATCCGAACTCAATGCCTTAACGGTCAAAGCCGAAAGTACGATGACCGGTTACTCCCGTGATCTGTTCCCACACTGGATCAGCCAGGGAAACGGTTGTGACACGCGCCAAGTCGTCTTGAAACGCGATGCGGATTCATACGTCGGCAGCTGCCCGGTCACATCCGGCTCATGGTACAGTTATTATGATGGACTAACGTTCACGAACCCGTCCGATCTCGACATCGATCATGTGGTGCCGCTCGCGGAAGCATGGCGTTCCGGTGCAAGCAGCTGGACGACAACGACACGTCAGGCATTCGCAAACGACCTCAACGGTCCGCAATTGATTGCCGTCTCCGCAAGCTCGAACCGTTCGAAGGGTGACCAGGATCCATCGACATGGAAACCAACCCGTGCCGGCGCAAGCTGTGCCTACTCGAAGATGTGGATCAACACGAAAAGCCGTTGGGGCTTAAGTCTTCAATCAACGGAAAAAACAGCACTGCAAACGATGCTGAACACCTGTACCTACTAA
- a CDS encoding DUF4317 domain-containing protein — protein sequence MNKQDISDIRRHFKVDSELLKINEIYNVYIRKETSEIFYEESRPFAFLELEQQELFLANFKKVLTGKLDIKLFEVKFQQPEEGATGHTQQLLYEGLYTEETEDWTEQMQQIALKMVQDVQYENDIVVTFIRGQYYKTTKRQADETEVDKNDEVYTTPFILSSLNQTELPKQSLVFDYVDLEFKSNLLINPVIKLASPIGGFLFPCFTDNAADVNRVLYTASKPNKPDLLFIENVLNGDQIVTAEEDKAVFEEIVKLVIGESVDSKTLAGVYEEVNHLLVVEDEKEDEPEDIPMLDVKEVERVLKASGIEDVSTEQVERAFKTVIDDTTYEMKASNIVPNYEAKSIKINTKVANISVSAQDLKYIKQVNYNGKQCLLIEVEEDTVIDGFTLVSEENILS from the coding sequence ATGAACAAACAAGACATCAGTGATATCCGTCGCCATTTTAAGGTCGACTCGGAACTACTTAAAATCAACGAAATTTATAATGTATATATCCGCAAAGAAACGAGTGAAATCTTCTATGAGGAAAGCCGACCATTCGCCTTTCTCGAACTTGAGCAACAGGAATTGTTCCTTGCGAACTTCAAGAAAGTCCTGACCGGGAAACTCGACATCAAACTGTTTGAGGTCAAGTTCCAGCAGCCGGAAGAAGGCGCGACCGGACATACGCAACAACTGTTGTACGAAGGGCTATACACGGAAGAGACAGAAGACTGGACGGAGCAGATGCAACAGATTGCGCTGAAGATGGTCCAGGACGTGCAGTACGAAAACGATATCGTCGTCACGTTCATCCGGGGACAGTATTACAAAACGACGAAACGGCAGGCAGACGAGACGGAAGTTGATAAGAACGATGAAGTTTATACGACACCGTTTATTCTGAGCAGTCTCAACCAGACGGAACTGCCGAAACAATCACTTGTCTTCGACTATGTCGATCTCGAGTTCAAGTCGAACCTGCTGATCAATCCGGTCATCAAACTCGCGTCACCAATCGGCGGCTTTTTATTCCCGTGCTTTACGGATAATGCGGCGGACGTCAACCGTGTCCTTTACACAGCAAGCAAGCCGAATAAACCTGATCTGTTGTTCATCGAAAACGTCCTGAACGGTGATCAGATCGTGACGGCGGAAGAAGACAAAGCGGTGTTTGAAGAGATCGTCAAACTGGTCATCGGCGAATCAGTCGATTCAAAAACGCTGGCGGGTGTCTATGAGGAAGTCAATCACCTGCTTGTCGTTGAGGACGAAAAGGAAGACGAGCCGGAAGATATTCCGATGCTGGACGTCAAAGAAGTCGAACGGGTCTTAAAAGCGAGCGGCATCGAAGACGTTAGTACGGAACAGGTCGAACGGGCTTTCAAAACAGTCATCGATGATACGACGTACGAGATGAAGGCGAGCAACATCGTCCCGAACTATGAAGCGAAATCGATTAAAATCAATACGAAAGTCGCGAATATCTCCGTCAGCGCCCAGGATTTGAAGTACATCAAGCAGGTCAATTACAACGGCAAACAATGTCTGTTGATTGAAGTCGAGGAAGATACCGTCATCGACGGATTTACGCTCGTCTCGGAAGAAAATATTTTAAGTTAA
- a CDS encoding alpha/beta hydrolase, whose amino-acid sequence MGQEYQQLVDRLAQKKTGELQDGVEVVIKPVPDRTESGVLDPRVLEVMTQQQQDSSPAGPFSLEAARAGMGWVNTDLTTTDITTEDIMIPSAEQSIPARIYRPRSTEPLPAVVYFHGGGFFGGTLEPVEHPCRLLAERANVVVISIDYRLAPEHPFPAGLNDCFTSVKWVYEQAAELGISRTQLAVAGDSAGGNLATVCALLDREQQTEMIQYQVLLYPVVNLAALPTDDFEWCLDAYEMNENRELLEGIVTALADTDGLLNRLYLQGTTDVQDPHVSPLFSDKLAGLPDALIITAEYDYLRLEGEAYGRKLARAGVKTKRIQYNGMDHAFIEKLGQYPQAEDCITEIANGLKKRFATTQPTGG is encoded by the coding sequence ATGGGACAGGAGTATCAGCAATTGGTCGATCGGTTAGCGCAAAAAAAGACCGGTGAACTACAGGATGGTGTCGAAGTCGTCATCAAACCGGTACCGGACCGGACGGAAAGCGGCGTACTCGATCCGCGCGTCTTGGAAGTCATGACGCAGCAACAGCAGGACAGTTCACCGGCCGGCCCTTTTTCACTCGAAGCAGCACGGGCCGGGATGGGCTGGGTCAACACCGACCTGACAACGACAGACATCACGACGGAAGACATCATGATTCCAAGTGCCGAGCAATCGATTCCGGCACGAATCTATCGTCCCCGGTCGACGGAACCGTTACCGGCGGTTGTCTATTTCCACGGCGGCGGCTTTTTCGGCGGAACGCTTGAACCGGTCGAACATCCTTGCCGGTTGTTGGCGGAGCGGGCGAACGTTGTCGTGATTTCGATCGATTACCGACTCGCACCGGAACACCCGTTTCCGGCTGGTCTGAACGATTGTTTCACGTCCGTCAAATGGGTTTACGAACAGGCGGCAGAGCTCGGGATCAGCCGTACACAGCTGGCTGTCGCCGGCGACAGTGCCGGCGGGAACTTAGCGACGGTCTGTGCCTTGCTTGACCGCGAACAGCAGACAGAGATGATCCAGTACCAAGTCCTGCTCTATCCGGTCGTCAATCTTGCCGCCTTGCCGACGGATGATTTCGAGTGGTGTCTTGACGCCTACGAAATGAACGAGAATCGGGAGTTGCTTGAAGGGATCGTCACAGCTCTTGCAGACACGGATGGCTTGTTGAACCGGTTATATCTGCAAGGAACGACCGATGTCCAGGATCCGCATGTCTCTCCACTGTTTAGCGACAAGCTGGCAGGACTACCGGACGCATTGATCATCACGGCAGAATACGATTACCTCCGTCTTGAAGGGGAAGCGTACGGACGAAAACTCGCGCGGGCCGGTGTCAAAACAAAACGCATTCAATACAACGGGATGGACCACGCCTTTATCGAAAAGCTCGGGCAGTATCCGCAAGCGGAAGACTGCATCACGGAAATCGCGAACGGTCTGAAGAAACGGTTTGCGACTACACAACCAACAGGAGGATGA